The following proteins are co-located in the Procambarus clarkii isolate CNS0578487 chromosome 4, FALCON_Pclarkii_2.0, whole genome shotgun sequence genome:
- the LOC123748981 gene encoding uncharacterized protein MAL13P1.336-like codes for MINRRPKNKNNRRSKNMNNRRPKNMNNRRPKNMNNKIPKNMNNRRPKNMNNRRPKNMNNRRPKNMNNRRPKNMNNRRPKNMNNRRPNNNRRPKNMNNRRPNNNRRTKNMNNRRPNNNRRPKNMNNRRPKNMNNRRPNNNRRPKNMNNSRPKNNRRPKNMNNRRPKNMNNRRPNNNRRPKNMNNRRPNNNMRPKNKNNRRPKNKNNRRPKNMNNRRPKNKNNRRPKNMNNRRPKNMNNRRPKNMNNRRPKNMNNRRPKNKNNRRPKNKNNRRPENMKGANRARTGILHETS; via the coding sequence ATGATCAACAGAAGACCCAAGAACAAGAACAACAGGAGATCCAAGAACATGAACAACAGGAGACCCAAGAACATGAACAACAGGAGACCCAAGAACATGAACAACAAGATACCCAAGAACATGAACAACAGGAGACCCAAGAACATGAACAACAGGAGACCCAAGAATATGAACAACAGGAGACCCAAGAATATGAACAACAGGAGACCCAAGAACATGAACAACAGGAGACCCAAGAACATGAACAACAGGAGACCCAATAACAACAGGAGACCCAAGAACATGAACAACAGGAGACCCAATAACAACAGGAGAACCAAGAACATGAACAACAGGAGACCCAATAACAACAGGAGACCCAAGAACATGAACAACAGGAGACCCAAGAACATGAACAACAGGAGACCCAATAACAACAGGAGACCCAAGAACATGAACAACAGTAGACCCAAGAACAACAGGAGACCCAAGAACATGAACAACAGGAGACCCAAGAACATGAACAACAGGAGACCCAATAACAACAGGAGACCCAAGAACATGAACAACAGGAGACCCAATAACAACATGAGGCCCAAGAACAAGAACAACAGGAGACCCAAGAACAAGAACAACAGGAGACCCAAGAACATGAACAACAGGAGACCCAAGAACAAGAACAACAGGAGACCCAAGAACATGAACAACAGGAGACCCAAGAACATGAACAACAGGAGACCCAAGAACATGAACAACAGGAGACCCAAGAACATGAACAACAGGAGACCCAAGAACAAGAACAACAGGAGACCCAAGAACAAGAACAACAGGAGACCCGAGAACATGAAAGGGGCAAACAGAGCAAGAACAGGAATTCTCCATGAAACTTCATAA